A single genomic interval of Oceanithermus profundus DSM 14977 harbors:
- a CDS encoding aspartate aminotransferase family protein, which translates to MNAFELYERHVNPGLAGLLRFTGLDVVEDHAEGMYVWDTQGKRYLDFLGLYGTLNLGHRHPRVVEAVKRQLDRMPMSVRVMISEPTARLAARLAEITPGDLSMTFFGNSGAEAVEAAFKLARMHTGKPEIVTTEKGFHGKTMGALSLTPKPEYQEPVAPLVPGVKVVPFGDADAVAAAIGPDTAAVIVEPIQGEGGINLPPEGYLRELRRITAERGVLLIFDEVQTGMGRTGRLWASEWEGVAPDLLTSAKALGGGVMPIGAVVGRAELFEPFLENPLVHSSTFGGNPLAAAAALAAIEVTLEEDLPARALAMGERLMQGLRELAARFPELIAEVRGKGLLVGLEFTDADIGAIAISELAARGVLTAFGLNNPKVVRLEPPLIVEEVHIQEALEALEQSLKATLEMLSGVL; encoded by the coding sequence ATGAACGCCTTCGAACTCTACGAACGACACGTCAACCCCGGTCTCGCCGGCCTGCTGCGCTTCACCGGCCTCGACGTGGTCGAGGACCACGCCGAAGGCATGTACGTCTGGGACACCCAGGGCAAGCGCTACCTCGACTTCCTGGGCCTTTACGGCACCCTCAACCTGGGGCACCGCCACCCCCGGGTCGTGGAGGCCGTGAAGCGGCAGCTCGACCGCATGCCCATGTCGGTGCGGGTGATGATCTCGGAACCGACGGCGCGGCTGGCCGCCCGGCTGGCCGAGATCACCCCCGGCGACCTCTCCATGACCTTCTTCGGCAACTCGGGCGCGGAGGCCGTGGAGGCCGCGTTCAAGCTGGCGCGCATGCACACCGGCAAGCCCGAGATCGTCACGACCGAGAAGGGCTTCCACGGCAAGACGATGGGCGCGCTCTCGCTGACCCCCAAACCCGAGTACCAGGAGCCGGTGGCGCCGCTGGTCCCCGGCGTAAAGGTCGTCCCCTTCGGCGACGCGGACGCCGTGGCCGCGGCCATCGGCCCCGATACCGCCGCCGTGATCGTCGAGCCCATCCAGGGCGAGGGCGGCATCAACCTGCCCCCGGAGGGTTACCTGCGCGAGCTGCGCCGCATCACCGCCGAACGCGGGGTGCTGTTGATCTTCGACGAGGTGCAGACCGGGATGGGCCGCACCGGCAGGCTCTGGGCGAGCGAGTGGGAGGGGGTCGCCCCCGACCTGCTCACCAGCGCCAAGGCGCTGGGGGGCGGGGTGATGCCGATCGGCGCCGTCGTCGGCCGCGCCGAGCTGTTCGAACCCTTCCTCGAGAACCCGCTCGTGCACTCGTCCACCTTCGGCGGCAACCCGCTCGCCGCGGCCGCGGCGCTCGCGGCCATCGAGGTGACCCTCGAGGAGGACCTGCCCGCCCGGGCGCTCGCGATGGGCGAGCGGTTGATGCAGGGCCTGCGCGAGCTGGCCGCGCGTTTCCCCGAGTTGATCGCCGAGGTGCGGGGCAAGGGGCTGCTCGTCGGCCTCGAGTTCACCGACGCCGACATCGGCGCGATCGCCATCAGCGAGCTGGCCGCCCGCGGCGTGCTCACCGCCTTCGGGCTCAACAACCCCAAGGTGGTGCGGCTGGAACCGCCGCTGATCGTCGAGGAAGTCCACATCCAGGAGGCCCTCGAGGCCCTGGAGCAAAGCCTCAAGGCCACGCTGGAGATGCTCTCCGGCGTGCTCTGA
- a CDS encoding 2-oxoacid:acceptor oxidoreductase family protein, with the protein MENVKYPGIPTTGDGSEAAVWVETHVSQAAVTYPITPSTNMGYGYQVAVANGRTNLWGEELMFLEPESEHSAGSAAEGFALAGGRVTSFTASQGLVLQKEVLHVISGKRLPAVFHIGARALTSQALNIHAGHDDVYAVADTGWGTLFAANAQEVADLALIARRAAEDSHTPFMVVQDGFLNTHTVENFNLPEPELMKQFVGDPKEKLHNYFDPNNPVLTGAVENQDAYMKGRIAQRAFYVQVLPALENAFREFEALTGRHYDFVVPYRLEDAEYAIVGMGTMMMTAQAVVDALREQGMKVGLLKVTSFRPFPGARVVELLQHLKGFAVLERTDEPLAAANPLTREIKTAFADAWDGYPGFPKIDRLPKIYSGAAGLGGRDIRPVDLKTVFEHLAAEDPRRFFVLNIKHPLALEAKGVFDVTAKGTFRMRGYSVGGFGSVTTNKVIASTTADLFGLYVQAFPKYGSEKKGLPTNYYLTVAEEPVRVRSELRDVEMIAINDPNALHYTNPFSGLAKGGVVWLQSSETDPRDVWAQVPAWARKVIRENGYRLFAIDTVSIARDVSSRPDLVMRMQGIVLLGVYLRVAPFVERLSLSEDQLWERVEKIIRKYFGKRGEQVVKDNMTAIQRGYREIIEVPAEVIATEPEEVGA; encoded by the coding sequence ATGGAAAACGTCAAGTACCCGGGAATTCCGACCACCGGCGACGGCTCCGAAGCCGCCGTGTGGGTCGAGACGCACGTGTCCCAGGCCGCCGTCACCTATCCGATCACGCCGTCCACCAACATGGGGTACGGCTACCAGGTCGCGGTGGCCAACGGACGCACCAACCTATGGGGCGAGGAACTGATGTTCCTCGAGCCCGAATCCGAGCACTCCGCGGGCTCCGCGGCCGAAGGCTTCGCCCTCGCGGGCGGTCGCGTGACCTCTTTCACCGCCTCCCAGGGGCTGGTGCTGCAAAAAGAGGTGCTGCACGTGATCTCGGGCAAGCGCCTGCCGGCGGTCTTCCACATCGGCGCGCGCGCCCTCACCAGCCAGGCGCTGAACATCCACGCGGGGCACGACGACGTCTACGCGGTGGCCGACACCGGCTGGGGCACGCTCTTCGCCGCCAACGCCCAGGAGGTGGCCGACCTGGCGCTGATCGCCCGCCGCGCCGCCGAAGACAGCCACACCCCCTTCATGGTCGTCCAGGACGGCTTTCTCAACACCCATACGGTCGAGAACTTCAACCTGCCCGAGCCTGAACTGATGAAGCAGTTCGTGGGCGACCCCAAGGAGAAGCTGCACAACTACTTCGACCCGAACAACCCGGTGCTCACGGGCGCGGTCGAGAACCAGGACGCCTACATGAAGGGGCGCATCGCCCAGCGCGCCTTCTACGTGCAGGTCCTTCCCGCGCTCGAAAACGCCTTCCGTGAGTTCGAGGCCCTGACCGGCCGCCACTACGACTTCGTGGTGCCCTACCGCCTCGAAGACGCCGAGTACGCCATCGTCGGCATGGGCACGATGATGATGACCGCCCAGGCCGTCGTCGACGCCTTGCGGGAGCAGGGCATGAAGGTGGGCCTCCTCAAGGTCACCTCCTTCCGCCCCTTCCCGGGGGCGCGGGTCGTTGAGCTGTTGCAGCACCTCAAGGGCTTCGCGGTGCTCGAGCGCACGGACGAGCCGCTCGCCGCGGCCAACCCCCTTACCCGCGAGATCAAGACCGCCTTCGCCGACGCCTGGGACGGTTACCCCGGCTTCCCCAAGATCGACCGTCTGCCCAAGATCTACTCGGGCGCCGCCGGCCTCGGGGGCCGCGACATCCGCCCGGTCGACCTCAAGACCGTTTTCGAGCACCTGGCCGCCGAGGATCCGCGGCGCTTCTTCGTGCTCAACATCAAGCACCCGCTCGCGCTCGAGGCCAAAGGGGTCTTCGACGTCACCGCCAAGGGCACCTTCCGCATGCGCGGCTACTCGGTGGGCGGCTTCGGCTCGGTGACGACGAACAAGGTCATCGCCTCCACCACGGCCGACCTCTTCGGTCTCTACGTGCAGGCCTTCCCCAAGTACGGCTCCGAGAAGAAGGGCCTGCCGACGAACTACTACCTCACCGTCGCCGAAGAGCCCGTGCGCGTGCGCAGCGAGCTGCGCGACGTCGAGATGATCGCCATCAACGACCCCAACGCGCTGCACTACACCAATCCCTTCTCCGGGCTGGCCAAGGGCGGCGTCGTCTGGCTGCAGTCCTCCGAGACCGACCCGCGCGACGTCTGGGCGCAGGTGCCGGCCTGGGCGCGCAAGGTGATCCGCGAGAACGGCTACCGCCTCTTCGCGATCGACACGGTCTCGATCGCGCGCGACGTTTCCTCGCGCCCCGACCTGGTGATGCGCATGCAGGGGATCGTGCTGCTCGGCGTCTACCTGCGGGTCGCCCCCTTCGTGGAGCGCCTCAGCCTCAGCGAGGACCAGCTCTGGGAGCGGGTCGAGAAGATCATCCGCAAGTACTTCGGCAAGCGGGGTGAACAGGTCGTCAAGGACAACATGACCGCGATCCAGCGCGGCTACCGCGAGATCATCGAGGTGCCCGCCGAGGTGATCGCCACCGAGCCCGAGGAGGTGGGGGCATGA
- the rnr gene encoding ribonuclease R gives MTKEQVYEYIKANPKKPFHLREVARGLGLSKDKAKNALEELVAEGKLIRTRRKTYGLPEKMNLVVGKLQIHTGGFGFVLVEEGEDLFIPPGKLGGAWPMDKVVARILPTRPGGKTSGEVIRILERAKQKLVGTLEFARGYAILRPDDKRYPERLLLSPEGLEDLREGARIAVRVHYPEDTGEKEPFGVLHEYLGQGETPETETRAVIQNFDLRETFPPEVLAEAERIPRKIPAQTLRAREDFRQLPVFTIDGADAKDFDDAVHLERLEGGGWRVGIHIADVAHYVREGSALDREAYERATSVYLPGRVLPMLPEKISNGVCSLVPGEDRLTMSVVADLDEKGRVRDYRIVQGVIRSKARLTYGQVEELLSGGRLPEAARFLEDDVRELYRLTRHLKAERLAAGALDFDTREVKVDFDEGGNLHLIPIREGEARSLIEELMLLANRTVARHLDERGIPTLYRVHEDPVADRYKTLVEALSRMGYHLPAADPDPAAMQRVLEAARGKPEGPAVSMLVLRSMSLARYAHENLGHFGLAFEDYLHFTSPIRRYPDLVVHRVLKELIKGKGRIGPKKKAAWAERFPRVAEHASERERAAEKAERDLTKYFQVKWAEAQVGKTFSGIVSGVTNFGLFVAIENGVEGLLPLSDLSDDYYEFVPEGLELVGRSTGKRWRLGDAIKVRIERATPALRQIDLAIEEEKMSTSEKKPTKKKARSPRPAEGKKSGKAPRVLAGPPQEKARNDRPPRLTAQKVYFGEWIGEAEGEEKPRSKTRGRRKK, from the coding sequence ATGACCAAAGAACAAGTCTACGAGTACATCAAAGCCAACCCCAAGAAGCCCTTCCACCTGCGCGAGGTGGCCCGGGGCCTGGGCCTGTCCAAGGACAAGGCCAAGAACGCCCTTGAGGAGCTGGTCGCCGAGGGCAAGCTGATCCGCACCCGGCGCAAGACCTACGGCCTGCCCGAGAAGATGAACCTGGTCGTGGGCAAGCTCCAGATCCATACGGGCGGCTTCGGTTTCGTCCTCGTCGAGGAAGGCGAGGACCTCTTCATCCCGCCGGGCAAGCTCGGCGGCGCCTGGCCGATGGACAAGGTGGTGGCGCGCATCCTGCCCACCCGCCCCGGAGGCAAGACCTCGGGCGAGGTGATCCGCATCCTCGAGCGCGCCAAGCAGAAGCTCGTGGGGACGCTCGAGTTCGCGCGCGGCTACGCCATCTTGCGCCCCGACGACAAACGCTACCCCGAGCGCCTGCTCCTCAGCCCCGAGGGGCTCGAGGACCTGCGCGAGGGCGCCCGCATCGCCGTTAGGGTGCACTACCCCGAAGACACCGGCGAAAAGGAGCCCTTCGGGGTGCTGCACGAGTACCTGGGCCAGGGCGAGACCCCTGAGACCGAGACCCGCGCGGTCATCCAGAACTTCGACCTGCGGGAGACCTTCCCGCCCGAAGTCCTGGCCGAGGCCGAGCGCATCCCCCGCAAGATTCCCGCGCAGACGCTGAGGGCGCGTGAGGATTTTCGCCAGTTGCCCGTCTTTACCATTGACGGCGCCGACGCCAAGGACTTCGACGACGCCGTCCACCTCGAGCGCCTGGAAGGCGGCGGCTGGCGCGTCGGCATCCACATCGCCGACGTGGCCCACTACGTGCGCGAGGGCAGCGCCCTCGACCGCGAGGCCTACGAGCGTGCGACCAGCGTCTACCTGCCCGGTCGGGTGCTGCCGATGCTGCCCGAGAAGATCTCGAACGGGGTCTGCTCGCTGGTGCCCGGCGAGGACCGCCTGACGATGTCCGTCGTGGCCGACCTGGACGAGAAAGGCCGGGTGCGGGACTACCGCATCGTCCAGGGAGTGATTCGTTCCAAAGCGCGCCTTACCTACGGCCAGGTCGAGGAGCTGCTCTCCGGCGGGCGGCTGCCCGAGGCGGCCCGCTTCCTCGAGGACGACGTGCGCGAGCTCTACCGCCTGACCCGCCACCTCAAGGCCGAACGCCTGGCCGCGGGGGCGCTCGACTTCGACACCCGCGAGGTCAAGGTCGACTTCGACGAGGGCGGCAACCTGCACCTGATTCCCATCCGCGAGGGCGAGGCGCGCAGCCTGATCGAGGAGCTGATGCTGCTGGCGAACCGCACGGTGGCCCGCCACCTCGACGAGCGCGGCATCCCCACCCTTTACCGGGTGCACGAGGATCCGGTCGCCGACCGCTACAAGACCCTGGTCGAGGCGCTCAGCCGCATGGGCTACCACCTGCCCGCCGCCGATCCCGACCCCGCCGCCATGCAGCGGGTGCTCGAGGCCGCGCGCGGCAAACCCGAGGGGCCGGCCGTCTCCATGCTGGTGCTGCGCAGCATGAGCCTCGCCCGCTACGCCCACGAGAACCTGGGCCACTTCGGCCTCGCCTTCGAGGACTACCTGCACTTCACCAGCCCCATCCGCCGTTACCCCGACCTGGTGGTGCACCGGGTGCTCAAGGAGCTGATCAAGGGCAAGGGCCGGATCGGGCCCAAGAAGAAGGCCGCCTGGGCCGAGCGGTTCCCCCGCGTGGCCGAGCACGCCTCCGAACGGGAACGCGCCGCCGAGAAGGCGGAGCGCGACCTGACCAAGTACTTCCAGGTGAAGTGGGCCGAGGCCCAGGTCGGCAAGACGTTCTCGGGGATCGTCAGCGGGGTGACCAACTTCGGCCTCTTCGTCGCCATCGAGAACGGCGTCGAGGGCCTGCTTCCGCTCAGCGACCTGAGCGACGACTACTACGAGTTCGTGCCCGAAGGGCTCGAGCTCGTCGGCCGCAGCACCGGTAAGCGCTGGCGCCTGGGGGACGCCATCAAGGTGCGCATCGAGCGCGCCACCCCCGCGCTCAGGCAGATCGATCTCGCGATCGAGGAGGAGAAGATGTCCACAAGCGAGAAGAAACCCACGAAGAAAAAGGCCCGCAGCCCGCGCCCTGCGGAAGGCAAGAAGAGCGGAAAGGCGCCACGGGTGCTGGCGGGTCCGCCCCAGGAAAAGGCGCGCAACGACCGCCCGCCCCGGCTCACCGCCCAGAAGGTCTACTTCGGCGAGTGGATCGGCGAGGCCGAGGGCGAGGAAAAGCCGCGTTCCAAGACCCGCGGCCGCCGCAAGAAATAG
- the dtd gene encoding D-aminoacyl-tRNA deacylase, which translates to MRALIQRVSEARVTVADEVVGEIAGGLLVLFAAGRRDTAEDLDYLVRKVVNLRIFPDEAGKMNRSLLDTGGEALVVSQFTLYADTRKGNRPSFTGAADPDEGRRWYERFVEALLRQGVHVETGEFGAHMRVALVNDGPVTIWLDSEDRKRSRRA; encoded by the coding sequence ATGCGGGCCTTGATCCAACGCGTTTCCGAAGCCAGGGTGACCGTAGCGGACGAGGTCGTCGGAGAAATCGCCGGCGGCCTCCTGGTCTTGTTCGCGGCCGGCCGCCGCGACACCGCCGAAGACCTCGACTACCTGGTGCGCAAGGTCGTGAACCTGCGCATCTTCCCCGACGAAGCGGGCAAGATGAACCGGAGCCTTCTCGACACCGGGGGCGAGGCGCTGGTCGTCAGCCAGTTCACCCTCTACGCCGACACCCGAAAGGGCAACCGGCCCTCCTTCACCGGTGCCGCCGACCCCGACGAAGGCCGGCGCTGGTACGAGCGCTTCGTCGAGGCCCTGCTGCGCCAGGGGGTGCACGTCGAGACCGGCGAGTTCGGCGCCCACATGCGGGTGGCCCTCGTCAACGACGGCCCGGTCACGATCTGGCTCGACAGCGAGGACCGCAAGCGCAGCCGCCGCGCCTAG
- a CDS encoding methylenetetrahydrofolate reductase, with product MRLTDKLGHGFVLTAEVDPPRGADPAPTLKQALILRGYVDAVNVSDAPMANLRMNSIMLAHLIQHHTGVEVIPHLTARDRNVIALQADLLGAWALGVKNVLVLGGDPPERGDHPRARPVYEFGAVGLVETIARLNRGENLSGGSLEGAPDLTAGVAVNPGAADLAAEAEKFWAKVEAGARFAQSQPVFCPETAAAFLDALGGKSPVPILWGVLPLRSVKMARNVARWTRVPEALVADLEREGRAAGMRAAQDVLRALHAAGMDGAHLYPLGRVELLKEMLKPLGARLG from the coding sequence ATGCGCCTGACCGACAAACTTGGCCACGGTTTCGTGCTCACCGCCGAGGTGGACCCGCCCCGCGGCGCCGACCCCGCCCCCACCCTCAAACAGGCCCTGATCCTGCGCGGCTACGTGGACGCCGTCAACGTTTCCGACGCGCCCATGGCCAACCTGCGCATGAACAGCATCATGTTGGCCCACCTGATCCAGCACCACACGGGCGTCGAGGTGATCCCCCACCTGACGGCGCGCGACCGCAACGTCATCGCGCTGCAAGCCGACCTGCTGGGGGCCTGGGCGCTGGGGGTGAAGAACGTCCTGGTGCTGGGGGGCGACCCGCCGGAGCGCGGGGACCACCCGAGGGCCCGGCCCGTCTACGAATTCGGGGCGGTCGGCCTCGTCGAGACGATCGCGCGCCTCAACCGCGGCGAGAACCTCAGCGGCGGGAGCCTCGAAGGCGCCCCCGACCTGACCGCGGGGGTGGCCGTCAACCCGGGGGCGGCGGACCTGGCGGCGGAAGCCGAGAAGTTCTGGGCCAAGGTCGAGGCGGGGGCCCGTTTCGCTCAGTCCCAGCCGGTCTTCTGCCCCGAGACCGCCGCGGCCTTCCTCGACGCCCTGGGGGGAAAGAGCCCCGTTCCCATCCTCTGGGGGGTGCTGCCGCTGCGCTCGGTGAAGATGGCCCGCAACGTCGCCCGCTGGACGCGCGTGCCCGAGGCGCTGGTGGCCGACCTGGAGCGGGAGGGCCGGGCGGCGGGCATGCGCGCGGCGCAGGACGTGCTGCGCGCCCTCCACGCCGCGGGCATGGACGGCGCCCACCTCTACCCGCTGGGACGGGTGGAGCTGCTAAAGGAGATGCTGAAGCCCCTCGGGGCCCGGCTCGGCTGA
- a CDS encoding thiamine pyrophosphate-dependent enzyme — MKDKKIVMGELELELELLPEPEPLDIPKFNQEFRAVVEAYNEGSADLEMPADELLARSHIAPGTGSYRDFSYIAPDIPHYIASNCTACMECVTECPDTAILAKVLPENLVEEELAKIEDPETRERMRAHFAKTKKFYDLPQKKGKEAGLFSIFVDPTKCKGCAECVAVCDDDALEMVRKEGEMVPHYKEEFDFFKSLPDTPMEYINERTPIDLMLTDKTHLYVGGAGSCAGCGEATALRMLAAANAFAYDDQWGIVAATGCNTVYSSTYPYNPFLVPWTNSLFENAATDAMGIRMRWDQMGWQDKKLWVVGGDGAMFDIGFQALSRMLSSGMNINVIILDTQVYSNTGGQASTSTYMGQETKMSAFGKKLKGKTEHRKEIAEILMMHPDVFVAQTTAAHFNHFYKAVFAANEYEGPSVLIVYTTCQPEHGVADDASARQARLAVDSRTFPVFVHDPRKGQRLSERLDLRMNPAIYDDWYTDPKTGKPLTFIDFARTEQRFAKHFDKDGNPSEVLLAVQEERLKNWRRLQELAGILDKKKQKAAGD; from the coding sequence ATGAAGGACAAGAAGATCGTGATGGGCGAGCTCGAGCTCGAACTGGAGCTGCTGCCCGAGCCCGAGCCGCTGGACATCCCCAAGTTCAACCAAGAGTTCCGGGCCGTCGTCGAGGCCTACAACGAGGGGAGCGCCGACCTCGAGATGCCCGCCGACGAGCTGCTGGCGCGCTCCCACATCGCTCCGGGGACGGGCTCCTACCGCGACTTTTCCTACATCGCGCCCGACATCCCCCACTACATCGCCTCCAACTGCACCGCCTGCATGGAGTGCGTGACCGAGTGCCCCGACACCGCCATCCTGGCCAAGGTGCTCCCCGAGAACCTCGTCGAAGAGGAGCTGGCCAAGATCGAGGACCCCGAGACCCGGGAACGCATGCGCGCCCACTTCGCGAAGACCAAGAAGTTCTACGACCTGCCGCAGAAGAAGGGCAAGGAGGCGGGCCTCTTCTCGATCTTCGTCGACCCCACCAAGTGCAAGGGTTGCGCCGAGTGCGTGGCCGTCTGCGACGACGACGCCCTCGAGATGGTGCGCAAGGAAGGGGAGATGGTCCCCCACTACAAGGAGGAGTTCGACTTCTTCAAGAGCCTGCCCGACACCCCGATGGAGTACATCAACGAGCGCACCCCCATCGACCTGATGCTGACCGACAAGACCCACCTCTACGTCGGCGGCGCGGGCAGCTGCGCGGGGTGCGGCGAGGCCACGGCGCTGCGCATGCTCGCGGCGGCCAACGCCTTCGCCTACGACGACCAGTGGGGCATCGTCGCGGCCACCGGCTGCAACACCGTCTACAGCTCGACCTACCCCTACAACCCCTTCCTGGTGCCCTGGACCAACTCGCTCTTCGAGAACGCCGCCACCGACGCCATGGGCATCCGCATGCGCTGGGACCAGATGGGCTGGCAGGACAAGAAGCTCTGGGTCGTCGGCGGCGACGGCGCGATGTTCGACATCGGCTTCCAGGCCCTCAGCCGCATGCTCTCCTCGGGGATGAACATCAACGTGATCATCCTCGACACCCAGGTCTATTCCAACACCGGCGGCCAGGCCTCGACGAGCACCTACATGGGCCAGGAGACCAAGATGTCCGCCTTCGGCAAGAAGCTGAAGGGGAAGACCGAGCACCGCAAGGAGATCGCCGAGATCCTGATGATGCACCCCGACGTCTTCGTGGCGCAGACGACGGCGGCCCACTTCAACCACTTCTACAAGGCGGTCTTCGCGGCCAACGAGTACGAGGGGCCCTCGGTGCTCATCGTCTACACCACCTGCCAGCCGGAGCACGGCGTGGCCGACGACGCCTCCGCGCGTCAGGCGCGCCTGGCCGTGGACAGCCGCACCTTCCCGGTCTTTGTCCACGACCCCCGCAAGGGCCAACGCCTGAGCGAGCGCCTCGACCTGCGCATGAACCCGGCGATCTACGACGACTGGTACACCGACCCCAAGACGGGCAAGCCGCTCACCTTTATCGACTTCGCCCGCACCGAACAGCGCTTCGCCAAGCACTTCGACAAGGACGGCAACCCCAGCGAGGTGCTGCTCGCGGTCCAGGAAGAGCGCCTCAAGAACTGGCGCCGCCTGCAGGAGCTCGCGGGCATCCTCGACAAGAAGAAGCAGAAGGCCGCGGGCGACTAG
- the serA gene encoding phosphoglycerate dehydrogenase, producing MWRVLVTDEMHLGDHDHPDLQLDYRPGMPREEILAGIAEYDALITRSRTQVDRELLERAERLKVIGRGGVGVDNIDLDAASRRGILVINVPEANTRSAAELAFGLMLSAARLVALSDRELREGRWNRKHLGRELMNKRLGIVGLGRIGGQVAQFARAFGMEVWAYDPYISSKRAETLGVRLVDRLETLLPEVQFLTVHTPLNEETRDLIGRRELYLLPRGAVVVNAARGGIVNEPALHDLLEEGHLFAVGLDVFAVEPPDPDHPLLHHPRVVHTAHLGANTEEAQARVGHGIVERVYEALSGNYAYAINAGFDPEAFQALKGWMPLAEALGRLLAQITRGRAQTLEVAVLGGFECEPEPVFAAVAKGVLEPVIDEPVNYVSSRPRLEERGVRLVSRRDPDARGYAQAIEVRLVTDQEERRALGTVLAGRPRLVRIDDYALEIEPTGAVLVCINRDQPGVVGRVGTLLGEAGVNIAGLQLGRDQPGGRALFVLAVDQPPPDEVLEELRNLELLERVDAAWL from the coding sequence ATGTGGCGCGTGCTCGTGACCGACGAAATGCACCTGGGTGACCACGATCACCCCGACCTGCAGCTCGACTACCGTCCGGGAATGCCGCGCGAGGAGATCCTGGCCGGCATCGCCGAATACGACGCCTTGATCACCCGCAGCCGCACGCAGGTGGACCGCGAGCTGCTGGAGCGGGCGGAGCGGCTCAAGGTGATCGGGCGCGGGGGCGTGGGCGTGGACAACATCGACCTGGACGCCGCTTCCAGACGCGGCATCCTGGTGATCAACGTGCCGGAGGCCAACACCCGCAGCGCCGCCGAGCTGGCCTTCGGGCTCATGCTCTCCGCCGCCCGCCTGGTGGCGCTCTCCGACCGGGAGCTGCGCGAAGGGCGCTGGAACCGCAAACACCTGGGTCGGGAGCTGATGAACAAGCGCCTGGGCATCGTGGGGTTGGGGCGCATCGGGGGGCAGGTGGCCCAGTTCGCCCGCGCCTTCGGCATGGAGGTCTGGGCCTACGACCCCTACATCTCCAGCAAACGCGCCGAGACCCTCGGGGTGCGCCTCGTGGACCGCCTGGAGACGCTGCTGCCCGAGGTGCAGTTCCTGACCGTGCACACGCCGCTGAACGAGGAGACCCGGGACCTGATCGGCCGCCGCGAGCTGTACCTGCTGCCCCGGGGCGCGGTCGTCGTCAACGCCGCCCGCGGCGGCATCGTCAACGAGCCTGCGCTGCACGACCTGCTGGAGGAAGGGCACCTCTTCGCGGTCGGACTCGACGTCTTCGCGGTCGAGCCCCCCGACCCCGACCACCCTCTGCTGCACCACCCGCGGGTGGTGCACACCGCCCACCTGGGCGCCAACACCGAGGAGGCGCAGGCGCGTGTGGGCCACGGGATCGTCGAGCGCGTCTACGAAGCGCTCTCGGGGAACTACGCCTACGCGATCAACGCGGGGTTCGACCCGGAGGCCTTCCAGGCGCTCAAGGGCTGGATGCCCCTGGCCGAAGCGCTGGGCCGGCTGCTGGCGCAGATCACCCGGGGCCGCGCGCAGACGCTGGAGGTCGCGGTGCTGGGGGGGTTCGAATGCGAGCCCGAGCCCGTCTTCGCCGCGGTGGCCAAGGGGGTGCTCGAGCCGGTCATCGACGAGCCCGTCAACTACGTCTCCTCCCGGCCGCGCCTCGAAGAGCGCGGCGTGCGCCTGGTCAGCCGCCGCGACCCCGACGCCCGGGGTTACGCTCAGGCCATCGAGGTGCGGCTGGTGACGGACCAGGAGGAGCGCCGCGCCCTGGGCACGGTCCTCGCCGGCCGCCCGCGGCTGGTGCGCATCGACGACTACGCGCTGGAGATCGAGCCGACCGGTGCGGTCCTCGTCTGCATCAACCGCGACCAGCCGGGCGTCGTCGGACGGGTGGGCACGCTGCTGGGCGAGGCCGGGGTCAACATCGCGGGGCTGCAGCTCGGGCGGGACCAGCCCGGCGGCCGCGCCCTCTTCGTGCTCGCCGTCGATCAGCCGCCGCCCGACGAGGTCCTCGAAGAACTCCGGAACCTCGAGCTCCTGGAGCGGGTGGACGCCGCATGGCTGTGA
- a CDS encoding DegV family protein, with translation MNVALVTDSTSDIPPELRARIGVRVVPLYVHFQGKTFKDWEEITPADLFKGVAAGADLPTTSQPSPQDFEVAYAEALEHADRVLSIHISSKLSGTFQSASIAAEKYGGRVQVFDSQAASAGIGMMVLRAHELLSEGTELEEVVRELERIRDDHIVRFVVATLDYLRKNGRIGGAQAFLGNLLNIKPILTVRDGVVDAAGRARGEKRALKEMVKTFREWAQGREKVRVFYLYTGAEEAVHALREEIRSLGGGIEEVYTSEIGAVIASHTGPGIYGYYAYSL, from the coding sequence ATGAACGTAGCCTTGGTCACCGACTCCACCAGCGACATCCCCCCTGAACTACGGGCGCGCATCGGCGTGCGCGTCGTGCCGCTGTACGTCCACTTTCAAGGAAAGACCTTCAAGGACTGGGAGGAGATCACCCCCGCGGACCTGTTCAAAGGGGTGGCCGCGGGCGCCGACCTGCCCACGACCAGCCAGCCCTCGCCGCAGGACTTCGAGGTGGCCTACGCCGAGGCGCTCGAGCACGCCGACCGGGTCCTCTCCATTCACATCTCCTCCAAGCTCTCGGGCACCTTCCAGTCGGCCAGCATCGCCGCGGAGAAGTACGGCGGCCGGGTGCAGGTTTTCGACTCGCAGGCCGCCTCGGCGGGCATCGGCATGATGGTGCTGCGGGCGCACGAACTGCTCAGCGAGGGTACGGAACTCGAAGAGGTCGTGCGCGAGCTGGAGCGCATCCGCGACGACCACATCGTCCGCTTCGTGGTGGCCACCCTGGACTACCTGCGCAAGAACGGCCGCATCGGCGGCGCCCAGGCCTTCCTGGGCAACCTGCTCAACATCAAGCCCATCCTCACGGTTCGGGACGGCGTCGTCGACGCCGCGGGCCGCGCCCGCGGCGAAAAACGGGCGCTGAAGGAGATGGTCAAGACGTTTCGCGAGTGGGCCCAGGGGCGGGAAAAGGTGCGCGTCTTCTACCTCTACACCGGCGCCGAGGAGGCCGTGCACGCCCTGCGCGAGGAAATCCGCTCCCTCGGCGGCGGAATCGAGGAGGTCTACACCTCCGAGATCGGCGCGGTGATCGCCTCGCACACCGGCCCCGGCATCTACGGCTACTACGCCTACAGCCTCTAG